The DNA sequence GGTAATTGCGTATTCACCGGGATTAAGACCTAGTTGTTCCATCTGATCCAAGTGCAGTGGGAAATCTCGAAGGCTGAACGCTCGCGGGCGCGTGCTCGGTTCTGTATCGGCCTCTGGATTGCGACATCGTCGGCGGCCCAGATATGGTCGAATAAGACAATGTTCGTTGCTCGAATTGTTCATGACGCTCTCTTCATCTATATCGGGGAGGAGCTTTTGTACGAGGAGTCTTCGAGTAGAAGCCGGAAGCGGTATGATCTTCTCGCTGACAATAGCATTGCATCTTGTATAACCCTCGGGTAATTTCGGTAAGATGCGATGCCACATTGAGATATCCTGCAAATCTAGAAAGTTTATAGTCCGAGGGAtttggaagaaaaaacaacaTTGCGCAGATGTTCTGAGCACTTCTTGATGAATCTTGTATTCATGAGAAATGGACCGCCCCGCGCTACCATTTTCGAGTTTGATGGCTAGATGGTAGTGTCCGTGGCAATCGGAACAATGAGCCGCCCATACTGTCCCACAGCGGCCTTGGCCGATTCTTTCCAGCTGAGTGGAATCATGCTCAGCAAAGAGCTCGCGGTAGTTGACGAAAGGCATGGTGTGCAATATGCTGAGTGTAACTGTTGAAATGAACTTCGATTACGTGGGTAGTTCTGAATCGATACGGAGAGGCCGAAAATGATTGACGTGCAAACAATGTTCAATGTTGCTAGAGAAActggctttggctgctaCCTTGAGTTTAATGTTTGGACTAGATCAACAAACAATTTGTTGGCAAAGAGTTGTCGTGGCGACTGGCTACTGGGCGCACTACTCCTAGCTCAGTGGGAAAGATACACGTCTCTACCTTCTTTCTAGAAGAATTTTATGATTGCAGCCCACCCTTCATTCCTTGCATCGTTTTGCATCTTGTTGCTGTCGTATACAGGTAGAGCATTTGTTTCATTGTATGCTCGCATGTAGCCAGCGAATAAAAAGATGAGCGTGATTGTAAAGTGACCACATGTATGTGTACATATTCAGAGCTCATCTTGCAAATTGTGCTGCATGTTTCATCGTATTACTGCTGTATCATCGCAAAATTCTTGATATTAGATGCATATTGTCATAGCGCTCACAATACACTACCTGGTTTCAAGCACAATGGTGAATTGGAAGTGCAAAAGTTTACTGTGTCTACCGCTCCTACTATCTTGACTGCTTCTATTATATCTActgtttttatatatatatatactgcTTTTACTATATCTAATGCTTTTACCATATCCACTGCCAATTACTATATATATTCCGACATCAGCTGCTACAATAGCAATATTCCTCTCTATTAACCAAATCTTTATCCCGAACCCCTCTCATGATTCAACGTCACATGGCACTACTAGAAGGGATATACCTTAGTGACTGCAGAAGAATGTCTTATTGAACTATGAACTAGGTACCAAGGAATATTACTTTGTACACGGCAGCCATGTCCTTCTGCGATACGGAGCCCTCGACGACCAAATCCAACAACCCATTGCATGACTGGAGCTATAAGCGCCCAGTGGTCTACATAGCTTATGATGAGAGCTTGCTGTTGATAAAAGAGAGTGCTTGCTGGCCGTACTCTTGGCCGTAGCCTTGGTGAGTGGCAGGGTTGTTTCCGTTGCAGCAGTATGGGTCTGAGGCATCACAGTACGACTTGATCTTGGATGCGCTGGGGCAGCTAAAGCCAGCCGGGCGGGGATCGAACTAGAAAAGAATCATAGTGTCAAAAGGCAATCATCTATAGACATCGATCCACTTTGTAACTGGAGAATACTTACACCTTGAGTAGTGCAGGTTCCCACGTTATACGACAGTCCGTGAATGTTTCGTGGGTCGCCCATGAAGATTgcggccttgatggcagAGACAGCTCCCGAAGACAAGGGAACAGCAGTGTTACCGTATCCCTCGGCAGGGTCGCCTCCACCGCAAAGTGCGTCGTCAAAGATTTGACCACCCTTTTATATGGCCTGTCAGTACTTGATGCAATCAACAGGATGAGAGAAGTACAGACCTGCGAGTATCCGACCAAGACTAGCTTGGTATTTGGGCAAGAGTTGTGGAAGTTGTTCACGGCTGTGACAACGGCGTTGATACCTTGAACAACAGAGTTGGCATAGCTGATGCCGCCGCAAGAAGCCTGACCGCCACAAGCCGGGTAGTTGATGGCTTCGGATGTGGTTCCAGGATGAGCCGAAATCACCAGGTTTACAACAGTAGCAGATGAGCCGTATCCTGGCCCTACTGTAGTCTCACGAGCACCAAAGACGTGAATTCCTGGGCATTGGCGCTTCTCAACTTTCTCAACATCTACTGGGCTACCAGTGGCAAGAAGCGCCTGGCCCAGCAAAAAGGTGAGGGTGTTTCTGATTGAAGgcatttttgtctttttaaGAGCTGTTATAGAAGACAAGGGTATAAGGTCGATAAAGTGTAAGATGCTGTTATTGAAAAGACTAATGATCCTGGGGTAAATAGGAGATTATATAGTACATGTATCGCAGGTCCTAGTAGAGTCCCCAAAATTATCTGTATATAATCGTATTCAAATTATTCAAGATTTTCTCATCATTGCCAGCTCACTAAATGCCAAATGCCCAATTTGTTCTAGCTGTCGTTGTATTCCTTTTCTCCAGGCACTCATCTTCACTCCAGCATCTAGAATTAGGCTAAATCAACTCCCATCACAACTGCGTGTCCCGATTGGTACTGGGCTTTTGAAGTATTTTTACGTACTTGTTGTAATACGTGTACGAGTGATGATCATCGCTCAGTTTGcaattatattaaatatagaaACATGCGTCAAGGATGGCTTGTGAATATTCCCTTTGGACCGAGGACCCGACAACCAGCTCTGCATTTGATCTGAAGCAGTCTTTGCCTTTTACCGTGGTCATGCACGCACATTCGTTAGGACTTGGCTACTAATTTTTCTGGTTCGTACGAAAACAGGTAACAATGCATATTAAGGAAGGCCGCCTAGTCCAGCATTTATCCAATTCATCTTTCTTGATAgttcttataaataattgCATTGCCTCTAAGGATGATAATTGACGCCTGGAGTACCGGCTTGGAAAGCTTTAGTATTGTCGCATATCTAAGCACAGCGCTGAGGTAGGCAAACATCTGTTTACAATAATTTTGGAGCGACTTCGACTCCAATGCTTCAGCATCCAAAACCTTATTGTCTAATGGAGGCCACATCATGCAGGTGTTACTAAATAAGCCGAAGGCGGGTTGGCTGAAAGGTCTTCACCCCACACTGGAGGCGGACGCTTTTGCCcacagaagcaaaaaagggcCGCCACGATGCGACATCTCAGCATGCTTAGCACTGGATTCTCACTGCGCGATTGGTAGGCTAATCTACACCAACTTAGCCGGACGCACCCCAGATCTGCAGCGCAATTCTCGACCCTCCGATGGCCGACTTAAGGTTCGAATGAGCCGGCATTAGTGCGCTGCTGTAAGTGTCTCGAGTTGTCGTGGATGCTTCGGCACGAAGCGTGATGGTTAAAGTTAACCTGTTTTAGTCATGTCATTGAACCGGCATTTGAGAAGTTTAGGCAATATTCTCGCCGTACTATGGATGTTAGATGAACGGTCCCGTCCTACAAGCCTTTGACTAGCGAAGGTATGCACGCAGGCTTGGTAGCCCGTAAGTAGTGTCGGATACTGGGACAAGAAatatgcctttttttttcttgctgtaTGGAAAGACCCAAAATAGGACTtgaggccatggcggcgaaaAGGCTGACTTTAGAAACTCAATCATCATTTCGTTTTTTGAAGAGTAGAAAATACAGCTTCGAGCTACCACAGGTAGGTCCCAATGCGTTTCCATGAAACTTAGCAATAATGTTTTCTCGTACCTTTTCTACACAGTTAATATGGAAAGCCTAGTTGAGAAGAAGTCCAGGCCCTTGTGCTACAGTGAATTTTGATCGCCATTTGATTGCAGAAAGAACCCAATGTGCGTGAGGAGGTGACTTTTCTGCAATGAACTGGCACCTCAGTCTTGCTGTCTTGCACATGGATgaatatgtatatatgttTACAGTGGCAGGGCGTATAATGTTAACAAAGTCTTGAACTCTCAGCCTGGTACTGAAAAGGAGGTCATCATAGGCAAAAGTGCATGTATTGGAGAGACCATTATTCGTATTGTATTATGATTCAATGGCAAATTTAGCGCGTGAATGCGACTAAAATGAATGTAATTAACTGCTCCATAGCAAGGAACATCGGGTtgatcttcatcttgatgcTCTAACACTCCAAACTCAACAATCGACGCAACAATCGACGCAACAATCGACGCAATAATCGACGGGTCTTGCGCTAAAGTTTATAGTGCTTTTGATTTTCTGAGATTCTTCAACAGGACCCATGGCGCAACGGTAGCGCGTCAGATTCCAGCTAGGAATCTCCTGAAGGTTATCCGTTCGAATCGGGTTGGGTTCAATACCCTtcaaattctttttttgtttgccaGTTTCAGAGATCTGGctaagtaaatatttttgCCTGGACTCCATACTCATGGCTATGTTTCATCTGAAGTTATTGTACGGATTTTTTATTCGCCGGAGAGCTCTGTTTATGTTCAGCATGCTCAAAGTGTTGTAATAACATACTTACATGGACTTGGTTCCGCTCGGCAATTATACATTGTTCGCCAAGCTTGGAGGTTTGCTTCCGCTCGTGGAAGAGACAAAAGCAACAATTGTAATAAGCAGATGCATACACACTTAACACACAAATACTAAAGCCCCCCAAGACTTATTTCTGGTAAGAGACAAAGGGGCAGTAGAGGCAATAGAACGTGCGCAGCATTAAAGTTGTGTGCTTATGGCTGTGAGAAGAATCCCTTATTTCTATTCGTTTCCCGCTTGCCTCTATATCGCTCGACACCTTCTACGGGTCAAAATTTGGCTTACAAGCATTTTGCATCGTAATGCACAGGTTATTCGAGGTTAGTTATCGGGGTAATTGAACGACGATTGCTAGATCAGTGCGATGTTTAGAATGCAGGCTGCAATTCAGTGATGTCACGCACGTAAATTAGGTACTATTGTAACCTGAATACTACTGCATGTGCATTGCGTAGTAAGACTGAATTCAGCATGATACTAAGGACATTAAGTCCGACAATGAAGCCGTAGCGCTTTAGCATACGTGTACCAAGCATCCCGGCAGAACACTCAAAGGCATATAGCCCTTGAAATGAACTAGAATATAGCTACATAAGAGATTATTAGCGTAGAGAAGTCGGATTTGTCAACACTGCAGAAGAACAGCAATCATATAGCCAAGTCACTCAGAGGGCACAAGATACACTTCGCAGCTGGATTTAGTTGCCTTGTTTAGCAGTAAAGATACAATTAGACTGTTGGTTGgtataaataataaatgcAAACTTGATCACACTTCAATTGATAACACTATTGTAACTATAATGATGCCAGACTTTATCCCTGCTATGACGAATCCTAGAGTGCGGATAAGCCAACTTGCACTGAAATTCATAGTCCCATAGCCGTCATACCTCTTCTTCTATGATATTAATGACCTACAGAGCATCTACCCACGCAAGTGCAGTAGTAGTCTCTAGTCTCTGCCTATAATCAGGATCGATGTGGATGTTCCGCACGACTCCCTTTCCATCCACCAAAATAGTTGTCGGAATGGGCAGAGCCATTGAATCATTGCCATGCCTTTCTTTCAAATCAACTTTGAAGGCTTCAAATACACTATCAAGAGACTTGGGCTGATCCCACACGATTCCAAGCTGCCTAGCGAACTTGTTGCCAACGTCCGACAAAACCTCAAACTTGAGCTCGTTCTTCTCTGTAGTAGATAGAGAAGTGTTGGGCAGCTCGGGAGAGATGGCCACCATGGTCACGCCTTTGGCATGAAATTCGTCCAGGTGTAGTTGCAAAGAGCGCAGAGCCAAGTTGCAATAAGGGCACCAGTCTCCACGGTAGAAAGTGATTAGAACCGGGCCTTTGGCGAGAAGGCTGTCGCTAGTCACTTCGTTGCCGAGAGCATTAGGCAGCTTAAAAGCTGGGAGAGAAGCTCCGACTTGAATCGTCGAATTGATATCAAAAGTAGTCTTTGAACCGGCAATTGATTCATCGATAGATGAAACTAAGGGAGCGGGAACGTTTTTGCTAATGCCCTCAGCAGTGGCAGACAACTGGGAAGCCAAGGTAGTCGACATTCTTGGATGTTTTAGAGATGATATAAAGATCAAGACTGAAAAGATTCTTTGCAAAATTTGTTGTGATGGTGTTAATTTAAATCTTATCTTGGCTGTCATTTGCACCATTTATACATTTTTCAAGTATTATTAAACAGCTGTAGATATATTTACAATTTGTCAGACAGTGCTTGGTAAGCTATTGTTAATGCTCTTCTAAGTTGATGATTTTTAATTCTTGCTGCATAACAGTGAGAAATGTGTTAACATCCTCGTAGTCTGGAGTTTGCCTCTCGTCAATCATATGCGACGGAACACATTGGCTTCCGCCGGTATTCTAGATTCGAGACTAGGCTATTTTATGGGAGATAGCGCAGGACAAGTTTTTGTGATGAGATAGTCTTGTCCGTTAAAAGCTAGGCCCTGTGTTTACCACCCATTAAAAGCCGCAAAAACTTGCACCGACCCAAAGAGTTCTGTAACGCGGAAAGGGTTATGCTTACCCAGGTGGGGCAAACATATGTGTGTCCAGTAGGCATGTTTTAGTAGGTATATGAACATGGGTAGATTACCGTAAAATTGTCCAAATAAGGTGCTTGTAATAAATAAGATTAATAATACATTAATATTCAATAGTGTTACTGAGCTGCTAAGGCTTCAGGGAAAGAGAATAGTTATTCTGTAGCGATAACAGTAGCCTTATAATTCCACTTATGAGGGAGATAAATCTCAGAGGTATGTAAACAAAGATTACATTAGTAGCAAATTTACATTATCCATTTAAAACGCTTGcgtttcttgtttttgatGGATTATCCTTCATTCCCTAACAAGAATCCTATGCCAGAACTCTTATAAGATGTCTAACGTGTGCGCTGTTATATCAATCATCTCTTATGATTGTCTGACCCCCGTAGCTAGGGTAAAGTGAATCTAATCGGTTGTCTTTGGACACATAAGAATTTGAGAAAGAAGCTAAAAACTAGATTGATATATTTAAAGATCATTTTACTATTCATTTGAGTATCAATTAAAACGATTCAAATTCATCCCTTGAGGTGATTTTGTGCCTCTTCTAGCATATCTATGGTTTTTTGAGTATACCAGCGGCGACCAGGCGCTACTTTTGTCAATTGATTTTGAGCAATCTCCAGTGCGGTGAGACCATTGTTGTTCTTCGATTGCAAGTTCGCTTTATTAGAAATCAGCAACTCAACCGAATTTAGATCTCCACGAGCTGCTTTATGTAATGGCGTTTCCCCTTCCTGATCTTTTGCATCAATATCCGCGCCATTTTCAAGTAACAAGTTTACTAAAAAATAGCTCTTCGCGGAACAAGCCTGATGTAGCGGTGTTTTGCCGCGATTGTCTTTTATGTTAACATCGGCGCCGAATTCAAGAAGTAgcctggctgctgtttcAATTCCCCGCGTGACTGCAATATACAGCGGCGCTTCACCATAATTGTTTTTTATGTTAACACTGGCACCGGCTTTAAGAAGTAGCCTGGTTATTATTTCAATTCTCCGCGTTACTGTAGTATGCAGCGGCGTTTCACCCCACATGTTTTTTGTGTTAACATTAGCACCGGCGTCGAGAAGTAGCCTGGTTGCTTCTTCATGTTGCTGCTTTGCTGCGATATGCAGCGGCGTTTTGCCGCAGTTGTCTTTTATGTTAGCACCGGCACCGGCGTCAAGAAGTAGCCTAGTTGCTCCTTtatgttgctgctgtgctgtgaaATGCAGCGATGCTTCCCCTCCTGATGTTTGTGCGTTGGCATCTGCGCCGTTTCGTATCAAAAGTTCAACAGCTGCTATCCACCAATCGTACCCGTCATGCAACTCATTGGGAGCGTTCATTGCACAAAGCAGTGGCGTCCAGCCACGATCATCTCGTTCGTTGATGCTCGCTGCGTCCTTGCGTAGCAACTCAGCCACAGCAGTGTAACGACTTTCCGTCCAAGCATACTTGCCGTCAACCCGTGTCGCCATATGTAGTGGCAATGCACCCTGCCGCTTTTTTTGGACATCCGCGCCTGCGTTAAGAAGGAATTTAACCATGTCTCCATCTCCCCTCTCGGCTGGTATGTGCAGCAGTGACTCGCTGTTTTTTTCCACCAAGTGAGTATCCGCGCCAGTCCTCCAAAGTAGTTCAATAATATCTTTGTCTTCTGTTTCAACCGCGAGATATAGTGCCGATTTGCCCTCTCTGCCCTTCACATTCGCATCCGCGCCAGCTTCAAGAAGcattttaataaaagtagaCTCATATTTTTCCTGAACCGCTATGAATAGCAGTGATCCATCATTCTTGTTTTTTACTTCAATCTTTGCGCCAGCATGAAGAAGCATTTTTATAATATCCTTAGATCCATTGCAAGCTGCTAT is a window from the Trichoderma atroviride chromosome 5, complete sequence genome containing:
- a CDS encoding uncharacterized protein (CAZy:CE5~SECRETED:SignalP(1-20)) — translated: MPSIRNTLTFLLGQALLATGSPVDVEKVEKRQCPGIHVFGARETTVGPGYGSSATVVNLVISAHPGTTSEAINYPACGGQASCGGISYANSVVQGINAVVTAVNNFHNSCPNTKLVLVGYSQGGQIFDDALCGGGDPAEGYGNTAVPLSSGAVSAIKAAIFMGDPRNIHGLSYNVGTCTTQGFDPRPAGFSCPSASKIKSYCDASDPYCCNGNNPATHQGYGQEYGQQALSFINSKLSS
- a CDS encoding uncharacterized protein (EggNog:ENOG41), which produces MSTTLASQLSATAEGISKNVPAPLVSSIDESIAGSKTTFDINSTIQVGASLPAFKLPNALGNEVTSDSLLAKGPVLITFYRGDWCPYCNLALRSLQLHLDEFHAKGVTMVAISPELPNTSLSTTEKNELKFEVLSDVGNKFARQLGIVWDQPKSLDSVFEAFKVDLKERHGNDSMALPIPTTILVDGKGVVRNIHIDPDYRQRLETTTALAWVDAL